The Halarsenatibacter silvermanii sequence GCCGGGCTTCCTCGCCGACAGCCAGCGGCTTATTTTTGTTCTCATCGATGGCTACCACCGAGGGTTCCTGCAGAACTATGCCCTCTCCTTTTTTATACACTAACACATTGGCGGTGCCGAGGTCTATTCCAACTTTTGATGAAAAATTAAGACCAAACATACTCAGCTATTTTCCTCCTCATGCGGTAGTAACCTGGTTTTTTCGGTCCCGGACCTGTTTTATTCTGCCGCCCAGCCCGGAAATCTTTTCAATTATATTCTCGTAGCCGCGGCGGATATGATCTACCTCATCGATCATTGTCTCGCCATCAGCGATCAGGCCGGCCAGCATCAAAGCTGCCCCGGCTCTGAGATCGGGCGCTGTCACTTCAGCCCCTTTCAGGCTGCTGGGATTTATCAGAGCAGAATTATCATCTAGCTGGATGCTGGCCCCCATTTTATTCAATTCATCGACGTGAGAAAATCTATCCTCCCAGACCGTTTCGGTCACAACACTGCTGCTCTCAGCCTGAGTTAAAAGCACCATCATCTGCGCCTGAAGATCGGTGGGGAAGCCGGGATAGGGAAATGTCTTTACATCCACTGATCTCAACTTTTTCGGTCTGGCCACGCGCACTCCGGAAATATCCTGTTCCAGCTCGACACCCATCTCCCTGAGTTTGGCCAGAAGAGGCTTTAGATGTTCATCGAGCACATTCTCGACAAATACATCTTCCCCGGCCAGGGCCCCGGCAATGATATAGGTGCCTGCCTCGATGCGGTCGGGGATTATCTCATGTTCAACCCCCTGCATTTCATCCACACCTTCAATCCTGATTACATCTGTTCCCACGCCTTTAATACCTGCTCCCATCACGGTCAAAAAGTTGGCCAGATCGACAATCTCCGGCTCCCGGGCGGCGTTCTCTATAGTGGTTTTACCTTCGGCCCGAGAGGCGGCCAGCATGATATTGATGGTGGCTCCCACACTGGGATAATCGAGATAAATATCTCCTCCGGTCAGGCCGTTTTCGGTCCATACTTCAACACAGCCCTCCTCGATGCTGACCTCAGCCCCCAGAGCTTTAAACCCTTTCAGATGAAGGTCTATAGGCCTGCTGCCTATGCGGCAGCCGCCCGGCAGACTGGTACAGGCTCTGCCCTCTCTGGCCAGCATGACACCCAGTATGTAATATGAAGCTCTCAGCTGACTTGCCAGTTCAGGATCAGCCTCAAAGCAATCAAGAGTACGGGGATCGATCGTCATACTGCTCTCTTCATACTCTACCTCCGCACCCATGCACTCGACTATTCTGGCTAAATTTTTCACATCGTTGAGTGCAGGGATTTCTTTTAAGCGACAGGGAGAATCGGGCAGCAAAGCGGCTGCTATTATGGGCAAAGCCGCGTTTTTAGCACCGCTTATCCTCACCCTGCCCGAAAGGGAAGGACTCTGCTCTATATGAAATTTATCCACCGGAAATTCTCCTTTCTCTGCTTTTATAGGTTTCAAATTTTTACATTTTTGCAGTCCGGCTCTTCAGTTTCTAAATTAGACTCAGAAAACAGACTCAGAAAACAACCTCAAAGTAGATCAAAATGGTTCACGCTATTAAAATTAAATTCT is a genomic window containing:
- a CDS encoding UDP-N-acetylglucosamine 1-carboxyvinyltransferase, with the translated sequence MDKFHIEQSPSLSGRVRISGAKNAALPIIAAALLPDSPCRLKEIPALNDVKNLARIVECMGAEVEYEESSMTIDPRTLDCFEADPELASQLRASYYILGVMLAREGRACTSLPGGCRIGSRPIDLHLKGFKALGAEVSIEEGCVEVWTENGLTGGDIYLDYPSVGATINIMLAASRAEGKTTIENAAREPEIVDLANFLTVMGAGIKGVGTDVIRIEGVDEMQGVEHEIIPDRIEAGTYIIAGALAGEDVFVENVLDEHLKPLLAKLREMGVELEQDISGVRVARPKKLRSVDVKTFPYPGFPTDLQAQMMVLLTQAESSSVVTETVWEDRFSHVDELNKMGASIQLDDNSALINPSSLKGAEVTAPDLRAGAALMLAGLIADGETMIDEVDHIRRGYENIIEKISGLGGRIKQVRDRKNQVTTA